From Monomorium pharaonis isolate MP-MQ-018 unplaced genomic scaffold, ASM1337386v2 scaffold_526, whole genome shotgun sequence, one genomic window encodes:
- the LOC118648575 gene encoding putative nuclease HARBI1, whose product MAVGFLAWELMILRERVRQMERRVERRVLRDAQNPFDLPRNEFMNIFRISPDLALEITNLIRPDLIRQRSTGISPEIQTLIAVQFYAHGSYQRPTGDQFNFNVSQPTVSRCLHAVTASINQRLLRRWVQFPMTREERQAARAKFANAPQPFEGTIGAIDCTFVNILGPSEHEEAFVNHHGNHSLNVQAIVDTDMKILNINARWPGARNDAYIWSTSPIRRAMQFHYDRGERRTWLIGDAGYPLEPWLMTPLPHYPEGTRQFEYTRDLCKARNVVERFFGCFKGMWRCLSYQRVLMYDPTFAGHIVNACAVLHNMRLYHRLPAADYYDAVDDGVNNNNVQIRDNDQGDENIRQGPRALAQRIQSQLMRERYEHLPDGNANAN is encoded by the exons ATGGCTGTCGGATTTCTCGCTTGGGAACTTATGATTCTACGAGAAAGAGTACGACAGATGGAAAGGCGCGTAGAGCGGAGAGTATTGCGAGACGCACAGAATCCATTTGATCTCCCTCGTAACGAGTTTATGAACATTTTTCGCATTAGTCCAGATCTTGCATTGgaaataacaaatttgataAGGCCTGATTTGATTCGCCAACGTTCTACTGGTATATCTCCGGAAATACAG acgTTGATAGCAGTTCAGTTTTATGCGCATGGCAGTTATCAAAGGCCAACGGGAGATCAATTCAACTTTAACGTAAGTCAGCCAACAGTTAGTCGATGTCTCCACGCAGTGACAGCTTCGATTAATCAGCGACTCTTACGTCGATGGGTACAATTTCCGATGACTCGGGAAGAACGCCAGGCGGCGCGTGCCAAATTCGCAAATGCACCACAACCATTTGAGGGAACAATTGGAGCAATTGATTGTACCTTTGTTAACATTTTGGGGCCATCTGAACACGAAGAAGCATTTGTAAATCATCATGGGAATCACTCGTTGAATGTGCAAGCC ATAGTTGATACagatatgaaaatattgaatatcaaTGCAAGGTGGCCAGGAGCAAGAAACGATGCATACATTTGGAGCACTTCTCCAATCCGTCGAGCTATGCAATTTCATTACGACAGAGGCGAGCGTCGAACTTGGTTAATTG GTGATGCTGGATATCCGTTGGAACCGTGGCTCATGACGCCCTTGCCACATTACCCTGAAGGAACTCGGCAATTCGAATACACGAGGGACTTGTGTAAAGCAAGAAATGTAGTGGAGCGATTTTTCGGTTGTTTCAAGGGTATGTGGAGATGTTTATCGTATCAACGCGTATTGATGTACGATCCGACGTTTGCTGGACATATCGTGAATGCCTGTGCTGTATTGCATAATATGCGACTTTATCATCGCCTTCCTGCAGCCGACTACTACGATGCCGTTGATGATGgtgtcaataataataatgtacaaataCGAGACAATGATCAAGGTGATGAAAATATTAGACAAGGCCCTCGTGCCCTAGCGCAGCGCATTCAGAGTCAATTAATGCGCGAACGATATGAACACCTTCCCGACGGTAATGCGAATGCCAActaa